Proteins encoded within one genomic window of Odocoileus virginianus isolate 20LAN1187 ecotype Illinois chromosome 2, Ovbor_1.2, whole genome shotgun sequence:
- the LOC139031479 gene encoding elongation factor 1-gamma-like, producing the protein MRLHSGPKATENAKEEVRRILGLLDAHLKTRTFLVGKRVTLADITVVCTLLWLYKQVLEPSFRQAFPNTNRWFLTCINQPQFRAVLGEVKLCEKMAQFDAKKFAESQPKKDTPRKEKGSREEKPKPQAERKEGKEEKKAAAPAPEEELDECEQALAAEPKAKDPFAHLPKSTFVLDEFKRKYSNEDTLSVALPYFWDHFDKDGWSLWYSEYRFPEELTQTFMSCNLITGMFQRLDKLRKNAFASVILFGTNNSSSISGVWVFRGQELAFPLSPDWQVDYESYTWRKLDPSSEETQTLVREYFCWEGAFQHVGKAFNQGKIFK; encoded by the coding sequence GCCACAGAGAATGCAAAGGAAGAGGTGAGGCGAATTCTGGGGCTGCTGGATGCTCACTTGAAGACGAGGACTTTTCTGGTGGGCAAACGCGTGACGCTGGCTGACATCACAGTTGTCTGCACACTGTTGTGGCTTTATAAACAGGTTCTGGAGCCTTCTTTCCGCCAGGCCTTCCCTAACACCAACCGCTGGTTCCTCACCTGCATTAACCAGCCCCAGTTCCGGGCTGTCTTGGGAGAGGTGAAACTCTGTGAGAAAATGGCCCAGTTTGATGCTAAAAAGTTTGCAGAGAGCCAGCCTAAAAAGGACACCCCACGGAAGGAGAAAGGTTCTCGAGAAGAGAAGCCGAAGCCCCAGGCGGAGCGGAAGGAGGGCAAAGAGGAGAAGAAGGCGGCCGCCCCTGCTCCTGAGGAGGAGCTGGATGAATGTGAGCAGGCGCTGGCTGCCGAGCCGAAGGCCAAGGATCCCTTTGCCCATCTGCCCAAGAGTACCTTTGTGTTGGATGAATTTAAGCGCAAGTACTCCAACGAGGATACGCTCTCCGTGGCGCTGCCGTACTTTTGGGATCACTTTGATAAGGATGGCTGGTCCCTGTGGTACTCTGAGTATCGCTTCCCTGAAGAGCTCACCCAGACCTTCATGAGCTGCAACCTCATCACTGGAATGTTCCAGCGATTGGACAAACTGAGGAAGAATGCCTTTGCCAGTGTCATTCTCTTTGGAACCAACAATAGCAGCTCCATTTCTGGGGTCTGGGTCTTTCGAGGCCAGGAGCTTGCTTTTCCGCTGAGTCCAGATTGGCAGGTGGACTACGAGTCATACACATGGCGGAAACTGGATCCCAGCAGTGAGGAGACCCAGACTCTGGTTCGAGAATACTTTTGCTGGGAAGGGGCCTTCCAGCATGTGGGCAAAGCCTTCAATCAGGGCAAGATCTTCAAGTGA